In Sphingobacterium thalpophilum, a genomic segment contains:
- a CDS encoding DNA methyltransferase: MTIAQIEDNIKGLIASVDSDTFIYDFLLAFGTPKATIARLQSGKINLGEADGELVWKKKLLYRQVAASTNLLELVQELRSDVRLKKSQPRFVMVTDLETLLAVDLLTQDTLDCKVADLDKHFDFFLPFAGIEKAQYLAENPADVKAAEKMAKLYDQINLDNQFSTEDEIHQLNVFLSRLLFCYFAEDTGIFEDKLFTAAITSNTKADASDTQEYLRDLFLILNTDNVDRTNEKQYLHKFPYVNGGLFREVYPIPVLSVKSRNLILECGQLDWSAINPDIFGSMIQAVVTTDKRGGLGMHYTSVPNIMKVINPLFLDELLEEYQKSKGNVKQLNALIQRISNIKIFDPACGSGNFLIIAYKKLRELEIQILNDLTELKGNKGSGTLDFVSFNSLISLNNFFGIEIDDFAHEIARLSLWLAEHQMNQAFRKEFGHSRPALPLKDSGKIVRANACRIDWEEVCPKEDGDEIYILGNPPYKGFSQQTKIQKEDLFDYLGKSTKLDYISLWFLKASEFIRETQAKYALVSTNSICQGEQATLLWKSIFDLNQEIYFGHQSFKWANNAKGKAAVFCVIVGVRNINSEAKHLYADNVKKKVSYINSYLEEGNKVLVHKRSTPISSLPNMVLGNMPYDRGIIHFDYSEYTAIVSKTPAIKKFIRQIVGSKEYINRIPRYCLWITDNLLGDALSFPFIKEKIELNKKIRLESIDPGVRKLADTPHKFREMREANKTTLVFPGTSSERRKYIPIGVVDKQIIVNNLAFAIYDPPFYVFSLCTSAMHMTWVRQVAGRLKNDYRYSSVICYNTFPFPKISKEKERELEEWAYQILETRERYPEKTLAQLYDSDKMPDDLREVHRLNDLAVESCYRAKPFDSDEERLEHLFKLYEKMIAAEKKK, encoded by the coding sequence ATGACCATTGCTCAGATAGAAGATAATATTAAGGGGCTGATTGCTTCTGTTGATTCTGATACTTTTATATATGATTTTTTGTTGGCGTTTGGTACTCCGAAGGCTACTATCGCTCGGCTTCAGTCGGGTAAGATAAATCTTGGTGAAGCTGATGGTGAGCTTGTCTGGAAGAAGAAGCTTCTTTATAGACAGGTCGCTGCGAGCACTAATCTGTTGGAGTTGGTCCAGGAGCTTCGAAGTGACGTGCGGTTGAAAAAATCTCAACCTCGTTTTGTGATGGTGACGGATCTGGAGACGTTGTTGGCTGTTGATTTGCTGACGCAGGATACTTTGGATTGTAAGGTTGCAGACTTGGATAAGCACTTCGATTTCTTCTTGCCGTTTGCTGGTATCGAGAAGGCTCAGTATTTGGCGGAGAATCCTGCAGATGTAAAGGCTGCGGAGAAGATGGCTAAGCTTTATGATCAGATTAACCTGGATAATCAGTTTTCTACTGAAGATGAGATCCATCAGCTGAATGTTTTCTTGTCGCGGTTGTTGTTCTGCTACTTTGCGGAAGATACGGGGATTTTTGAAGACAAATTGTTTACTGCAGCCATCACCAGTAATACCAAAGCAGACGCTAGTGATACACAGGAATATCTACGGGATCTTTTCTTGATTCTGAATACGGACAATGTTGACCGTACCAATGAAAAACAGTACTTGCACAAATTTCCTTATGTAAATGGTGGGCTCTTCCGTGAGGTGTACCCTATTCCGGTGCTGTCGGTTAAATCGCGAAACTTAATTTTGGAATGTGGCCAGTTGGATTGGTCTGCTATTAATCCGGACATCTTTGGATCTATGATCCAGGCTGTAGTCACGACGGATAAGCGCGGTGGATTGGGGATGCATTATACTTCGGTTCCGAATATTATGAAGGTTATCAATCCTTTATTCTTGGACGAACTGTTGGAAGAGTATCAAAAGTCCAAGGGCAATGTAAAGCAATTGAATGCTTTGATACAGCGGATATCCAATATCAAGATATTTGACCCTGCTTGTGGATCTGGTAATTTTTTGATCATCGCTTATAAAAAGCTTCGGGAATTAGAGATTCAAATACTCAACGATTTGACGGAGCTTAAAGGAAATAAGGGATCAGGTACTTTGGATTTTGTGTCCTTCAACTCACTAATTAGCTTAAATAACTTTTTTGGGATTGAGATTGATGACTTTGCACATGAAATCGCTCGTTTGTCTTTGTGGCTAGCAGAACATCAGATGAACCAAGCTTTTCGAAAAGAATTTGGACACTCAAGGCCTGCCTTACCACTAAAAGATTCGGGAAAAATAGTTCGTGCTAATGCTTGTCGTATTGATTGGGAAGAAGTTTGCCCGAAAGAAGATGGTGATGAGATTTATATTCTAGGGAATCCGCCTTATAAGGGTTTTTCTCAGCAAACTAAGATTCAAAAAGAAGACCTTTTCGACTATTTAGGAAAGTCTACTAAGCTAGATTATATATCATTATGGTTTTTGAAGGCTTCCGAATTTATTAGAGAAACTCAAGCTAAGTATGCTTTAGTATCTACAAATTCAATTTGTCAAGGAGAACAAGCTACACTTCTTTGGAAATCTATTTTTGATCTAAATCAGGAAATTTATTTTGGTCACCAATCATTTAAGTGGGCTAATAATGCGAAGGGAAAGGCTGCTGTATTCTGTGTTATTGTTGGCGTACGAAATATCAATTCTGAAGCTAAACATCTATATGCAGATAATGTGAAAAAAAAAGTTTCATATATTAATTCTTATCTTGAAGAAGGAAATAAGGTCTTAGTTCACAAACGATCTACACCTATCTCAAGCTTGCCCAATATGGTCCTTGGAAATATGCCTTATGATCGAGGTATTATACATTTTGATTATTCAGAATATACAGCAATTGTTTCTAAAACACCTGCGATAAAAAAATTCATTAGACAGATTGTTGGCTCTAAAGAATATATTAATAGAATACCTAGATATTGTCTTTGGATTACAGATAACTTATTAGGTGATGCGCTTTCATTCCCTTTTATTAAAGAAAAGATTGAACTTAACAAGAAAATAAGGCTAGAGTCTATAGACCCAGGTGTAAGAAAATTAGCTGATACTCCTCATAAGTTTAGAGAAATGAGGGAAGCAAATAAGACAACCTTAGTATTCCCTGGAACGTCCTCTGAAAGGAGAAAATATATTCCAATAGGTGTTGTTGATAAACAAATCATTGTCAACAATCTTGCATTTGCAATTTATGATCCGCCATTTTATGTTTTTTCTTTATGTACATCGGCTATGCATATGACATGGGTAAGACAAGTCGCAGGTCGTTTGAAAAATGATTATAGATACTCGTCCGTAATTTGCTACAACACCTTCCCTTTCCCGAAAATCAGTAAAGAGAAAGAAAGAGAACTGGAGGAATGGGCTTATCAGATTTTGGAAACAAGAGAGCGATATCCAGAGAAAACATTGGCACAACTATATGATTCCGATAAGATGCCAGATGATTTGCGCGAAGTGCATCGCTTGAATGATTTGGCTGTGGAATCATGTTACCGCGCAAAACCTTTCGATTCGGATGAAGAAAGATTGGAGCATTTGTTTAAATTGTATGAGAAAATGATTGCAGCAGAAAAAAAGAAATAA
- a CDS encoding helix-turn-helix transcriptional regulator translates to MIGEKVRELREANNVLLRQLAAQLDMDTALLSKMERGDRAFRKEDLLKIASIFKVSERELLIVWLADKVLKVVDNESYKKESLKLVMKII, encoded by the coding sequence ATGATTGGAGAGAAAGTCCGAGAGCTACGAGAGGCGAACAATGTTCTGCTTCGACAGCTTGCTGCTCAGTTGGATATGGATACTGCCTTGTTGAGTAAGATGGAACGTGGTGATCGCGCATTTAGGAAAGAAGACCTATTGAAAATAGCTTCAATTTTCAAAGTTTCTGAACGAGAATTGTTGATTGTGTGGTTGGCAGACAAAGTGCTTAAAGTAGTAGATAATGAGTCGTATAAAAAGGAATCATTGAAATTAGTTATGAAAATTATTTAG
- the ltrA gene encoding group II intron reverse transcriptase/maturase, with translation MLEEILHIRNVKHAVDRVISNGGASGVDGMQIDNLRDYLNTHWQPLRSDILSGTYRPQAVRKVEIPKASGGKRMLGIPTVIDRVIQQSISQWLGLKYEGDFHDNSYGFRPNRNAHQAVNKAQEYLNLGYTWVVELDLEQFFDQVNHDKLMYLLSKKITDRRVLVLIGKYLRCGIMDHGLEQKRTKGTPQGSPLSPLLSNIILHELDTELSSRGHRFVRYADDCSIYTKSNKSATRIMRNITSYIESTLKLKVNHEKSKVSRPSQSNLLGFSFFKTKGDWHIRISAKSIERIREKLRQNTRRNTVTPMHERLTKLRQIIHGWVDYFRIATNKKVMVALDKLVRRRLRVLLWKQWKTASNRIRNLMKLGAKRRLAYQHANTRKSYTRTGTSPILQTTLTNSYFTKLGYEGFADYYYWRTTHQTTLF, from the coding sequence ATGTTGGAAGAGATATTACACATCCGAAATGTCAAACACGCAGTTGACCGTGTCATCTCTAATGGAGGCGCCAGCGGAGTTGATGGTATGCAGATCGATAATCTTCGTGACTACCTTAACACGCACTGGCAACCCCTTCGATCGGATATTCTCTCTGGCACTTACCGCCCACAAGCTGTTCGGAAAGTAGAGATTCCCAAAGCAAGTGGCGGCAAGCGTATGCTGGGTATTCCCACGGTCATCGACCGTGTTATTCAGCAAAGCATTTCCCAATGGCTTGGGTTAAAGTATGAGGGTGATTTTCACGACAACAGCTACGGCTTCCGTCCGAATCGTAATGCTCATCAGGCCGTCAATAAAGCGCAAGAGTATCTGAACTTGGGCTATACGTGGGTCGTTGAACTTGATTTGGAGCAATTCTTCGATCAAGTGAACCACGACAAACTGATGTATCTTTTGAGCAAGAAGATTACGGATCGTCGAGTCCTAGTGCTGATCGGGAAATACCTTCGTTGTGGGATTATGGATCATGGTCTTGAACAAAAGCGAACCAAGGGCACACCACAGGGCAGTCCTTTAAGTCCACTTTTGTCAAACATCATCCTCCACGAACTGGATACGGAACTCAGCTCCCGTGGACATCGATTTGTACGCTATGCGGATGACTGTAGTATCTACACGAAGAGCAATAAATCCGCAACTCGTATTATGCGCAACATCACCAGCTACATCGAATCCACACTAAAGCTGAAGGTGAACCATGAAAAGAGTAAGGTAAGCAGACCTTCCCAAAGTAATTTACTAGGCTTTAGTTTCTTCAAAACTAAAGGAGACTGGCACATTCGTATCTCTGCAAAGAGTATCGAACGAATCCGAGAGAAGTTACGTCAAAATACTCGACGTAATACAGTTACTCCTATGCATGAGCGATTGACTAAACTACGGCAAATCATTCACGGGTGGGTGGATTACTTTCGTATAGCAACGAATAAGAAGGTGATGGTAGCGCTAGATAAACTAGTGCGAAGACGCTTGCGTGTTCTGCTATGGAAACAATGGAAGACCGCAAGTAATCGAATTCGGAACTTAATGAAACTGGGAGCCAAACGCAGGCTTGCCTATCAACATGCGAACACCCGTAAATCCTATACTCGAACAGGGACAAGTCCTATCCTTCAAACAACGCTAACAAACTCATACTTTACTAAACTAGGTTACGAAGGATTTGCAGACTACTATTACTGGAGAACAACACATCAAACGACGTTATTCTAA
- a CDS encoding helix-turn-helix transcriptional regulator, which produces MSIAFQDERKIKQGEVVAKLRRMQGIKQDALGKMCPSNFSQQKISDLESQIVIEEPTLEELATALGVTVEFIKNFNDDNAIYNIQHNHDFKDHAVAHQNHQPIFNETPKLTSLLEKLIHDDEVKTKAILDLTKVVADLTEEVKRLKGEN; this is translated from the coding sequence ATGAGTATTGCATTTCAAGATGAAAGAAAAATTAAACAAGGTGAAGTTGTGGCAAAGCTTCGTAGGATGCAAGGAATTAAGCAGGATGCGTTAGGTAAAATGTGTCCAAGTAATTTTTCTCAACAGAAAATATCAGATCTCGAAAGTCAAATCGTTATTGAAGAACCTACCCTTGAAGAATTAGCTACAGCACTAGGTGTCACTGTCGAATTCATCAAAAATTTTAATGATGATAACGCTATCTATAATATTCAACACAATCATGATTTTAAAGATCATGCCGTCGCACATCAAAACCATCAACCAATATTTAATGAAACTCCCAAATTAACGTCGCTTTTAGAAAAACTCATTCACGATGATGAAGTTAAAACTAAAGCTATCTTGGATTTGACCAAAGTTGTTGCTGATTTGACGGAAGAGGTGAAGAGGTTGAAGGGTGAAAATTGA
- a CDS encoding IS110 family transposase, whose translation MKTAGLDVHKDSIFCAVFNGKHYSDVEVFETFSTGIRQLGAYLKAAGVLRVAMESTSIYWIPVWNILSEMGFDLMLVNPFLIKQLPGRKSDVKDAQWIAQLLHKDMLRGSFVPGERIQELRSYTRSYSKLQQRIVRMLTKMDNILVQAGIRLGSLVTDIGGKSMLSVIDALIAGERDAVRLSKLVYASKKNKENGKLAAALTGCMKEHHRFNLQMAKAEYDLLIKQSAEYIEKIEAICLRDFPRQSALLKTIPGVSRISSAVIIAETGADMKVFENSGKLSGWVGLRPKNDESAGKYKSTAITKGNRYLKPILVQVAWAASRCKGSYFKDKFNRLSIRKSSKKALIAIARKISVVVWNILKDLTPYNPALQVIYEPAKLDARIRYHQKEMERIAKLKP comes from the coding sequence ATGAAAACAGCAGGACTTGACGTGCATAAAGATAGTATTTTTTGTGCGGTATTTAATGGGAAGCATTATTCGGATGTGGAGGTTTTCGAAACCTTCAGTACGGGCATTCGACAGTTGGGAGCCTACTTGAAGGCTGCGGGTGTTCTCCGAGTAGCGATGGAGAGTACCAGTATTTACTGGATCCCGGTCTGGAATATTCTCTCTGAAATGGGCTTTGATCTGATGCTGGTGAATCCCTTTTTAATCAAACAGCTGCCCGGCCGCAAAAGCGATGTAAAGGATGCACAGTGGATTGCCCAGCTACTTCACAAAGATATGCTTCGCGGGAGTTTTGTGCCCGGTGAGCGAATACAGGAACTCAGGAGCTACACCCGTTCCTATAGCAAGTTGCAACAGCGGATAGTCCGTATGCTTACCAAAATGGACAATATCCTCGTACAGGCCGGAATCCGTTTGGGTAGTCTTGTGACCGATATCGGAGGGAAAAGTATGCTGAGTGTCATTGATGCCCTGATAGCCGGGGAGCGTGATGCCGTACGTTTAAGCAAACTGGTCTATGCCAGTAAGAAGAACAAAGAAAACGGAAAGCTGGCAGCAGCACTAACCGGCTGCATGAAGGAGCACCACCGCTTCAACCTGCAGATGGCAAAAGCTGAATACGACCTGTTGATCAAGCAGTCTGCTGAGTATATAGAAAAGATTGAAGCTATCTGCCTGCGTGATTTTCCACGGCAGAGTGCCTTGCTAAAGACGATTCCCGGCGTTAGCCGTATCAGTTCCGCTGTGATCATCGCCGAGACCGGCGCAGACATGAAAGTTTTTGAAAACAGCGGTAAACTGAGCGGATGGGTCGGATTACGACCAAAGAATGATGAAAGCGCAGGGAAATATAAAAGTACAGCAATCACTAAAGGAAACAGATATCTCAAGCCAATACTGGTACAGGTTGCCTGGGCGGCAAGCCGCTGTAAAGGCTCCTATTTTAAAGACAAATTCAACCGTCTAAGTATAAGAAAATCCTCGAAAAAGGCCCTGATCGCTATCGCACGAAAAATATCCGTTGTTGTATGGAATATCCTAAAAGACTTAACCCCTTATAATCCGGCACTACAGGTGATCTACGAACCAGCCAAACTAGATGCCAGGATACGGTATCACCAAAAAGAAATGGAACGCATAGCGAAACTTAAACCATAA
- a CDS encoding TlpA disulfide reductase family protein translates to MRKKIRQGKTYFKGTSIRLKQRCKISDQNLIEISLEAEPKASRTGSEVSPSRDFILTNFALASAFHAIGIKFSSGSHRATAIKTRCRPDENPMKCKNSAGIAQKMVDYSLAQETHRLDYSATLGSPLLSPCYTQGQLNDCTRPTQQKQAFQQVGNARLTYEVESERSVLRLFKSICKVFVFRPNILLVTSKMVAQRALKCFLSVSDYKRAYRIILTCLFLCLVSMFSLSAQTPRKNSGADGLSEIQALGIGDTIPQSLWNLQMPVYNDSKGRSTISLSDYQDNKLIIVDFWATWCTNCIESFPKLDQLKATFKSDFDVLLVNCKRTRDDQARIDRVLKKYKDNYQLNVQFPYIIGDTIFNALFPHRGIPHVVWIGNDRVVKAITYTTELQEDNVRQILDGKKANFYIKDDFKYKVQDSLSTDTLKLFSSYLSKRREGIREMGVQIKEKGDEKEFTFLNSSVTMRIYEYLSETGHRIERNLWVFDTNVANEIRRTLKTPQRYTDEYCYFLRYPKDRIDFDPYRKMIHDIQDNFGVRWKIRKEVIDVWRIDSTPKVRKFKTKGHIPLEAIDASNNKKFIQNVPLRNSLHVLSWLLNKPVLLGDIDDINVDFDLPADLLTYTDTQLIQLLERLGAKITVAPQEVEYVYFSADRGI, encoded by the coding sequence TTGCGTAAGAAAATTAGACAAGGAAAAACGTACTTTAAAGGTACTTCGATCCGGCTAAAACAGCGCTGTAAAATTAGCGATCAGAACCTAATAGAAATAAGTCTCGAAGCTGAGCCGAAGGCCAGCAGAACAGGGAGTGAGGTATCACCTTCTAGGGACTTTATTCTGACCAACTTCGCCCTGGCTTCTGCCTTTCATGCAATTGGCATCAAGTTTTCATCGGGATCTCATCGGGCCACAGCGATCAAAACCCGATGCCGACCCGATGAAAACCCGATGAAATGTAAAAATTCGGCAGGAATTGCTCAAAAGATGGTCGACTATAGCTTGGCACAAGAAACACACAGGCTTGACTATAGCGCGACCCTAGGTTCACCCTTGCTAAGCCCTTGTTATACACAAGGACAACTAAACGATTGCACAAGACCCACACAACAAAAGCAAGCTTTTCAGCAGGTGGGAAATGCTAGATTGACTTATGAAGTAGAATCTGAACGATCTGTTTTAAGGCTCTTTAAGTCGATCTGTAAGGTTTTTGTGTTTCGGCCCAATATTTTGCTTGTAACAAGTAAAATGGTTGCTCAGCGGGCTTTAAAATGCTTTTTATCTGTTTCGGATTATAAGCGTGCCTATCGCATCATTTTGACATGCTTGTTTTTATGTTTAGTTTCTATGTTTAGTTTATCGGCTCAGACGCCCCGCAAGAACAGCGGGGCCGATGGGCTATCTGAGATACAAGCGCTTGGAATAGGAGATACCATTCCGCAAAGCTTGTGGAACCTCCAAATGCCTGTTTATAACGATAGCAAAGGACGTTCAACGATTTCTCTTAGCGATTATCAGGATAATAAACTGATTATCGTAGATTTTTGGGCTACGTGGTGTACCAATTGCATCGAAAGCTTTCCGAAATTGGATCAGCTGAAGGCAACTTTCAAAAGCGATTTTGATGTGCTACTGGTCAACTGCAAGAGAACGCGTGACGATCAGGCAAGAATTGACAGGGTGCTCAAAAAATACAAAGATAATTATCAGCTCAATGTTCAGTTTCCGTATATTATTGGAGATACCATATTCAATGCCTTATTTCCGCATCGCGGGATACCGCATGTCGTGTGGATCGGAAACGACCGTGTCGTGAAAGCAATTACCTATACAACCGAACTTCAGGAGGACAATGTACGTCAGATTTTGGACGGCAAGAAAGCGAATTTCTATATAAAGGACGATTTTAAGTATAAGGTCCAGGATAGTCTGTCTACGGATACACTCAAACTGTTCTCCTCTTACCTGAGTAAACGTAGGGAGGGGATTCGGGAAATGGGCGTGCAGATAAAAGAAAAGGGAGATGAAAAGGAATTTACATTCCTGAATTCATCAGTAACCATGCGCATTTATGAATATTTGAGTGAAACTGGTCATCGTATAGAACGCAACCTATGGGTATTTGATACGAATGTAGCAAATGAAATCCGTAGAACGCTCAAAACACCTCAGCGCTACACAGATGAATATTGCTATTTTTTGCGGTACCCAAAAGATCGTATCGACTTTGATCCGTACCGGAAAATGATCCATGACATTCAGGATAATTTTGGGGTTAGATGGAAAATCAGGAAAGAAGTGATCGATGTATGGCGTATCGACTCTACGCCTAAAGTGAGGAAATTCAAGACCAAAGGCCATATTCCACTTGAAGCAATTGACGCATCGAATAATAAAAAGTTCATTCAAAACGTTCCCCTGCGCAATAGTCTTCATGTACTCTCTTGGTTGTTGAATAAGCCTGTGCTGCTGGGCGATATTGATGATATAAATGTCGACTTCGATCTGCCAGCGGATCTATTGACGTATACGGATACACAACTCATTCAGTTGTTGGAGCGACTTGGAGCCAAGATAACCGTAGCACCGCAAGAAGTGGAGTATGTTTATTTTTCTGCAGATAGGGGGATATAA